GAAGGCGGCCGGGCCGGTCCGCGGGGGGAGGGCGCGATGAAGAAGATCCGCACCCTTCTCCTCAACGCCAACTTCCAGCCGCGCGCGGTGATACCCGTGGAGCGCGCGTTCTCGCTGTTCTTCGAGGACGACGCCGTGGGCGGCGGGGCGGGGAAGGTGGACGTGGTCCTCAACGCGCTGGAGGTCTCGACCGGTGAGATCCCGGACGCCATGCGGGTGTGGCGGAGCGTCCGCGAGGAGTTCCCGGTTCCGCTGGTGGTGGCGCTGCGCAGGATGCACAGCCCGCTCTTCGACCTGCACAACATCCCCACGGGGACGCCGAACCTGCAGGCGCTCATCAAGCGCGACAACGGGCGCTGCCTGTACTGCCTGCGCACGGGCGAGGAGCTGGAGTCCTGGAAC
This sequence is a window from Longimicrobiaceae bacterium. Protein-coding genes within it:
- a CDS encoding HNH endonuclease yields the protein MKKIRTLLLNANFQPRAVIPVERAFSLFFEDDAVGGGAGKVDVVLNALEVSTGEIPDAMRVWRSVREEFPVPLVVALRRMHSPLFDLHNIPTGTPNLQALIKRDNGRCLYCLRTGEELESWNFFTMDHIVPRWKFRHQREAHRYENLALSCLECNNRKGGRTPEEAGMTLHGIPLEPSRWDLVAPDLLECQRIFVRWCRDGGPIPEGLKVA